Proteins encoded in a region of the Paenibacillus sp. W2I17 genome:
- a CDS encoding PAS domain S-box protein has translation MDINKTETLKRIISEGSSYQSLFFNHPDAIYVMDIHGNYIDANPSVERISGYTLDDLIRMNQNEICPPDSENSRKQYIKEVLAGRSVSNPITFYHKDGSLKQAEITYVPITEGKEVVGIYGIAKDVTNILEVQRELKEAQEKYQVLADHAQDLITTCATDGELLYVSPSVYTLLGYKPEEVIGKSFKDYCYPGDYPDPMDLSKIGNGCKMRVLHKKGHYIWMETLAKPVAGERGKSVQIVSISRDITQHKDADRRLRESRQRYRSLFEHNPAAVYSLNLEGKYSAVNSKLVQMLDIPRNKLIGQSFLSNLDKCEVQYGKRYFEMVKQGEPQYYETRIVNSSGRKIEVSVTNVPIIVDKEMVGVYGIVSDITERKEYTERIQELSKQHELILNTVTEGIYGLDADGITMFMNPAAVSMFGYEAKEFIGKNSHPIIHHTRADGSHLPQEECPIHMTVLDGQRRSIKEDVFWRKDGSSFLVQYQVTPIIEQGQIQGAVVVFNDVTGEREIVRAKETAELAAQAKSEFLSMVSHEIRTPMNGIVGMTELLIGTDLSEEQREYAEIIRDSGDALLNILNDILDFSKLESGKMALAYEPFALRKMLEQVAELFKPRADEKHLEIRYRLNPSIPEFMVGDAIRIRQILVNLVGNALKFTDQGSIDVNVDIIKGRKPEDSVLDFAVQDTGIGIPADKLDQLFQSFSQLHPVINRKYGGTGLGLVISKRLVEIMGGSISVESIEGEGSTFRFAVPAASVDASAEQTASQFHHDRTRQSDKVAMRILVAEDHPVNRKILREYLEKLGYQADVCTNGVEAIDAISQNAYDIVLMDIHMPVMDGLKATDLLHRLIPQDRIPPIIAVTGNAKREDKEACLEIGMRDFISKPVMLSELKRVLQQWGPRDEPQLAPN, from the coding sequence TTGGATATCAATAAAACGGAAACCCTGAAGCGCATTATTTCTGAGGGAAGTTCTTACCAATCACTGTTTTTTAACCATCCGGATGCCATTTATGTGATGGACATCCATGGAAACTATATTGATGCTAATCCCTCGGTAGAGCGGATATCGGGGTATACACTGGATGACTTGATTCGTATGAATCAGAATGAGATCTGTCCTCCGGACAGTGAAAATTCACGCAAACAATACATTAAAGAGGTACTGGCTGGACGTTCAGTCAGTAATCCCATTACTTTTTATCATAAAGATGGTTCCCTGAAACAGGCAGAGATCACGTATGTGCCTATAACGGAGGGAAAAGAAGTCGTAGGAATCTATGGCATTGCCAAAGATGTTACCAATATCCTGGAAGTGCAACGTGAGCTTAAGGAAGCACAGGAGAAATATCAGGTGCTGGCTGACCATGCACAAGATCTGATTACAACTTGTGCTACGGATGGCGAGTTGTTATACGTTTCCCCTTCCGTGTACACCTTACTGGGTTATAAGCCGGAGGAAGTCATAGGAAAGTCCTTCAAGGATTATTGTTATCCGGGAGATTATCCGGACCCTATGGATCTTTCCAAGATCGGCAATGGCTGCAAGATGCGTGTGTTGCACAAGAAGGGACATTATATCTGGATGGAGACATTGGCGAAACCTGTGGCTGGAGAGCGTGGCAAGAGTGTCCAGATTGTAAGCATCAGCAGGGATATTACCCAGCATAAGGATGCGGACAGACGTCTTCGGGAAAGCCGTCAGCGATACAGATCGTTGTTCGAACATAACCCGGCAGCTGTGTATTCATTGAATCTGGAAGGTAAATACAGTGCAGTAAACAGCAAACTGGTGCAAATGTTGGATATCCCTCGCAATAAGCTTATTGGCCAATCTTTTTTATCCAATCTGGATAAATGCGAAGTGCAATACGGCAAACGTTATTTTGAAATGGTGAAGCAAGGCGAACCGCAATATTATGAGACCCGAATCGTCAATTCAAGTGGTCGGAAGATTGAAGTATCTGTTACGAATGTGCCCATTATTGTGGATAAGGAAATGGTAGGCGTCTATGGGATCGTATCCGATATTACCGAGCGCAAGGAATATACGGAACGGATTCAGGAGCTTAGCAAGCAACATGAGCTGATCCTCAACACGGTTACGGAAGGAATATATGGTTTGGATGCGGATGGAATCACCATGTTTATGAATCCTGCAGCAGTTTCGATGTTCGGTTATGAGGCGAAAGAATTCATTGGCAAAAACTCACATCCCATCATCCATCACACCCGTGCAGACGGAAGTCATTTGCCACAAGAAGAGTGCCCGATCCACATGACTGTGTTGGATGGACAGAGACGTTCAATCAAGGAAGATGTATTCTGGCGTAAAGATGGCAGCAGCTTTCTGGTGCAGTATCAGGTGACGCCGATTATTGAACAGGGACAGATTCAGGGCGCCGTGGTTGTGTTCAATGATGTGACTGGCGAACGTGAAATTGTACGTGCCAAAGAGACAGCTGAGCTGGCAGCTCAGGCCAAGTCAGAATTTCTGTCTATGGTTAGCCATGAGATCCGGACACCGATGAACGGGATCGTGGGGATGACAGAATTGCTGATCGGTACCGATTTATCGGAAGAACAGCGTGAATATGCCGAGATTATTCGAGACAGCGGCGATGCTTTACTGAACATCCTTAATGATATTTTGGACTTCAGTAAGCTGGAATCCGGGAAAATGGCACTGGCTTATGAACCATTTGCATTACGCAAGATGCTGGAACAGGTTGCCGAACTGTTTAAACCGCGTGCAGATGAGAAACATCTGGAGATCAGATATCGCCTCAATCCAAGCATCCCTGAGTTCATGGTCGGTGACGCTATACGTATCCGGCAGATTCTGGTGAACTTGGTTGGCAATGCGCTCAAGTTCACAGATCAGGGAAGCATTGATGTTAACGTGGATATTATCAAGGGCAGAAAGCCTGAAGACAGCGTTCTTGATTTTGCGGTGCAAGACACGGGAATTGGCATCCCGGCTGACAAGCTGGATCAGTTGTTTCAGTCCTTCTCTCAACTACACCCGGTGATTAACCGGAAGTATGGTGGTACCGGACTGGGACTGGTCATCTCCAAGCGACTCGTGGAGATCATGGGAGGCAGTATCAGTGTCGAGAGTATAGAAGGGGAGGGCTCAACCTTCCGGTTTGCTGTTCCTGCGGCGAGTGTAGATGCTTCAGCAGAACAGACAGCAAGTCAGTTCCATCATGATCGTACACGTCAGAGTGATAAGGTCGCCATGCGTATTCTGGTGGCGGAAGATCATCCGGTAAACCGGAAGATTTTGCGAGAATATCTGGAGAAGCTCGGATACCAGGCAGATGTGTGTACTAATGGCGTGGAAGCAATTGATGCCATCTCTCAGAATGCTTATGATATTGTCCTGATGGATATTCATATGCCTGTGATGGATGGACTGAAGGCGACAGACCTGTTACACCGCCTAATTCCACAGGATCGTATACCTCCAATCATCGCAGTTACAGGCAATGCCAAACGTGAAGATAAGGAAGCTTGTCTGGAGATTGGTATGCGTGATTTTATTAGCAAACCGGTTATGCTGAGTGAGTTGAAGCGGGTGTTACAGCAATGGGGGCCAAGGGACGAACCTCAACTTGCACCAAATTGA
- a CDS encoding DapH/DapD/GlmU-related protein has translation MLPNRVKIAYGKLRGLAIFGKIQPSMGLLPRIRGKVYLNRLGDLQVGKRLNIIGKPWGTQLTVVKGARLTIGDDVMINAGVGIAANVEVTIGNNVMIGPRTSIFDSAYHRIDSLDDGSQTAKRIVIQDNAWIGTGALILPGVTIGRNAVVAAGSTVTKDVPENTLVAGAPAKIIRELTIHDGWVRH, from the coding sequence ATGCTGCCCAACAGAGTTAAAATTGCTTACGGTAAACTAAGAGGCTTGGCCATCTTTGGTAAAATTCAGCCCTCTATGGGCCTGCTGCCACGAATCAGGGGTAAGGTTTATCTGAATAGATTGGGTGATTTGCAGGTAGGAAAACGGCTTAACATTATAGGCAAACCTTGGGGAACCCAGTTAACGGTGGTCAAAGGTGCGCGATTAACGATTGGCGATGACGTCATGATTAATGCAGGAGTCGGGATTGCCGCTAACGTTGAAGTGACCATCGGCAATAACGTCATGATTGGTCCTCGAACAAGCATATTCGACAGTGCCTATCACCGGATTGACTCTCTGGATGACGGGAGCCAGACTGCCAAGCGGATTGTGATTCAGGATAATGCCTGGATTGGTACAGGCGCGCTTATTTTGCCCGGAGTGACCATTGGCAGAAATGCAGTTGTGGCAGCAGGAAGCACGGTGACCAAAGATGTACCCGAAAATACACTTGTAGCCGGGGCACCAGCCAAAATCATCCGGGAGTTGACCATTCATGATGGGTGGGTCAGACATTAG
- a CDS encoding ABC transporter permease, translating to MSFATTYFRILSAERLKMSKSPIWLLILLSPLIALLIGLLSTPSGNWQVLMTTMVFLHGLLLLPMLTGVFTSFVCRFEHAGGGWKQMLVLPLTRSGVYAGKLTIVLMLLAGTQVLLLMSILLAGMIHGITMPVPWGFLVGKLLLGLLACVPLAALQMFVSLVWSSFAAPLALNFALTIPNILIVNSATYGPYYPWAQPMILMTPVDGAGFGAYNVPLMTMLAVVGGSAVIFIGIGMMYFAKKEI from the coding sequence ATGAGCTTTGCAACAACGTACTTCCGAATCTTGTCCGCTGAACGATTGAAAATGAGCAAATCGCCCATATGGCTCCTGATTCTGCTGAGTCCACTCATTGCGCTGCTCATCGGACTGTTGTCCACTCCATCGGGAAATTGGCAGGTATTGATGACCACGATGGTTTTCCTGCACGGATTGTTATTGTTACCGATGCTGACTGGCGTGTTTACGTCTTTTGTCTGCCGTTTTGAACATGCAGGTGGAGGGTGGAAGCAGATGCTGGTTTTACCGCTCACGCGTTCAGGCGTATATGCAGGTAAACTGACGATTGTACTCATGCTTCTGGCGGGTACACAAGTATTATTGCTGATGTCCATTCTGCTGGCAGGCATGATTCACGGCATTACGATGCCAGTACCTTGGGGATTCTTGGTAGGCAAACTGCTGCTTGGGTTGCTGGCCTGTGTACCCTTGGCTGCCCTGCAGATGTTCGTTTCATTGGTGTGGAGCAGCTTTGCCGCACCGCTCGCACTGAATTTTGCATTGACCATACCGAATATTCTCATTGTAAACTCGGCGACATATGGGCCGTATTATCCATGGGCACAACCGATGATTCTGATGACACCCGTGGACGGCGCGGGTTTCGGAGCCTACAACGTGCCACTGATGACGATGCTGGCGGTTGTTGGAGGCAGTGCTGTTATTTTCATTGGAATCGGCATGATGTATTTTGCAAAAAAAGAAATCTGA
- a CDS encoding ABC transporter permease encodes MTGRALSSDWLKIRGKGIWFLVFLAPLGLTAMQALNFGLRLDYLKEQYADNLWGGLLGNVVVFVPLSLMLGATILSSMIANVEHEQGSWKQLLAMPIPRPAVYLAKFLLACVLLVISCLLLTAGIVGLGLILGFHASEIPWTHAIKLGLLPLAGALPVLSLELWLTMVNKNQALPVTLGIVLAITGMFSLSISPSFPLAWAQMAWNGPNPYLYAGMGAGLGLLILLLGMVHFSRKDVA; translated from the coding sequence ATGACCGGGCGTGCATTATCGTCAGACTGGCTCAAGATTCGGGGGAAAGGGATCTGGTTTCTTGTTTTTCTAGCCCCTCTTGGATTGACAGCGATGCAGGCACTTAATTTTGGCTTACGGCTGGACTATCTGAAAGAGCAGTATGCAGATAACCTGTGGGGCGGATTGCTCGGCAATGTGGTTGTCTTTGTGCCTTTGTCTCTGATGTTGGGGGCAACCATTCTCAGCTCCATGATCGCTAATGTTGAGCATGAACAAGGATCGTGGAAACAGTTGCTTGCGATGCCCATTCCCAGACCAGCCGTGTATTTAGCCAAGTTCCTGCTTGCTTGTGTGCTGCTGGTGATCTCCTGCCTGCTGTTAACCGCAGGAATTGTAGGTCTGGGTCTGATCCTCGGATTCCATGCCAGCGAAATACCTTGGACACATGCGATCAAGCTGGGTCTATTGCCTTTGGCTGGTGCACTTCCGGTGTTGTCACTGGAGTTGTGGCTCACGATGGTTAACAAGAATCAGGCGCTTCCCGTCACCCTGGGCATCGTTCTCGCGATAACGGGTATGTTCTCGCTCAGTATCTCACCGAGCTTTCCGCTCGCATGGGCACAGATGGCCTGGAATGGGCCTAATCCATACCTGTATGCAGGCATGGGGGCAGGTCTAGGGTTATTAATCCTGTTGCTGGGTATGGTGCATTTTAGCCGGAAGGATGTGGCCTGA
- a CDS encoding ABC transporter ATP-binding protein — protein sequence MSENIIQTANLWKTYRDRAAVRELDLHIKKGDIYGFLGPNGAGKTTTIRMLLGLIKPTKGVIRIFDKDIRKDRMDILRRVGSLVEYPSYYGHLNAVENLETLRRIINVPKSRIAEVLSIVDLTKDAKRSVKGYSLGMKQRLGIASALLGEPELLILDEPTNGLDPAGIQEIRELIKRMPLEHGITVLVSSHLLSEVEQMASRVGIIREGKMVLQDTIASLHSQTGSSIRLTVSEPEEAMKLAREQGQFGQQQGSALTFPYMDNSSVALLVRRLIEQDHDVYRVEEQRQSLEDLFMRVIGEGASI from the coding sequence GTGAGTGAAAATATTATTCAAACGGCGAATTTATGGAAAACATACCGGGACCGTGCAGCGGTCCGTGAACTTGATCTGCATATTAAAAAGGGAGATATTTACGGCTTCCTCGGTCCCAACGGCGCCGGCAAAACAACAACGATTCGCATGCTTCTCGGCTTGATTAAACCAACCAAAGGCGTGATACGTATCTTCGACAAGGATATCCGCAAGGATCGCATGGATATTTTGCGCCGTGTGGGTTCCTTGGTCGAATACCCGTCCTATTACGGACATCTGAACGCAGTAGAAAATCTGGAAACTTTGCGCCGCATCATCAATGTACCAAAATCAAGAATTGCTGAAGTGCTGTCCATTGTAGATCTGACCAAGGATGCCAAACGTTCGGTGAAGGGCTATTCCCTTGGGATGAAGCAACGTCTGGGTATTGCCAGCGCTTTGCTGGGTGAACCGGAGCTGCTGATTCTGGACGAACCAACGAATGGGCTTGATCCTGCCGGTATTCAGGAGATTCGGGAACTGATCAAACGCATGCCTCTGGAACATGGCATTACCGTTCTGGTTTCCAGCCACTTGCTGAGTGAAGTCGAACAGATGGCAAGTCGCGTTGGTATTATCCGTGAAGGCAAGATGGTGCTTCAGGATACCATCGCAAGTCTGCATAGTCAGACGGGTAGCTCTATCCGGTTAACGGTTTCCGAGCCGGAAGAGGCTATGAAGCTGGCGAGAGAACAGGGACAATTTGGTCAGCAACAAGGTTCTGCATTAACGTTCCCTTATATGGATAACAGTTCAGTGGCACTGCTTGTGCGCCGATTAATTGAGCAGGATCATGATGTGTATCGTGTAGAGGAACAGCGTCAGTCGCTGGAAGATCTGTTCATGCGGGTCATTGGCGAGGGGGCTTCCATATGA